In one window of Protaetiibacter larvae DNA:
- a CDS encoding serine/threonine-protein kinase produces MVRRLPSQPPVLPGFSYVHVLGSGGFADVFLYEQNMPRRQVAVKVMLSEVVNDQVRQMFQAEANLMAQLSAHPSILTVYQASVSSDGRPYLVMELCSASLSERYRREPIPVPEVLRIAIKIGSAVETAHRAGVLHRDIKPSNILLTAYGHPVLSDFGIASTLGSQRQEDSVGLSIPWSAPEVLLDETPGSIASEVWSLAATVYSLLAGRSPFEIPGGANSSSDLMGRIARAKPQAIGRPDVPASLEEVLRRAMSRRPEHRPESALELVRELQLVETELGMPQTAAEIAMDDWALGTVADQEERTRLRPVSTGSAPATPGKRRRRRVAAAAEAYAPVGTVRERSGPDSPFSRSRSSDASPGVRRITWLLVAAALLVTTLGATAIIVIVRSLGDGIPVVSDIAAQVGSGGRVEFSWSDPGLADGDRYQITVTDQGVVSTPSLQEAPRFVVDADPGDSVCVTVTVNRNGSTGGASSEKCVDVAEE; encoded by the coding sequence ATGGTGCGTCGTCTGCCGTCCCAGCCTCCCGTGCTCCCGGGTTTCTCCTACGTGCATGTGCTGGGCTCCGGCGGGTTCGCCGACGTGTTCCTGTACGAGCAGAACATGCCCCGTCGCCAGGTCGCCGTGAAGGTCATGCTGAGCGAGGTCGTCAACGACCAGGTGCGCCAGATGTTCCAGGCCGAGGCGAATCTGATGGCCCAGCTGAGCGCCCACCCCTCGATCCTCACCGTGTACCAGGCGAGCGTGTCGAGCGACGGACGCCCGTACCTCGTGATGGAGCTGTGCTCGGCGTCGTTGAGCGAGCGCTACCGGCGCGAGCCGATCCCGGTGCCCGAGGTGCTGCGGATCGCGATCAAGATCGGCTCGGCGGTCGAGACCGCGCACCGCGCGGGGGTGCTGCACCGCGACATCAAGCCCTCGAACATCCTGCTGACCGCCTACGGGCATCCCGTGCTCTCCGACTTCGGCATCGCCTCCACGCTCGGCAGCCAGCGGCAGGAGGATTCGGTGGGCTTGTCGATCCCGTGGTCGGCGCCCGAGGTGCTGCTCGACGAGACCCCCGGCTCGATCGCCTCCGAGGTGTGGTCGCTCGCCGCGACCGTGTACTCGTTGCTCGCGGGGCGTTCGCCGTTCGAGATCCCCGGGGGTGCGAACTCGTCGAGCGACCTCATGGGCCGCATCGCGCGTGCCAAGCCGCAGGCGATCGGCCGTCCCGACGTGCCGGCGAGTCTCGAGGAGGTGCTGCGCCGTGCGATGTCGCGCCGTCCCGAGCATCGGCCCGAGAGTGCGCTCGAGCTCGTGCGGGAGCTGCAGCTCGTGGAGACCGAGCTCGGGATGCCGCAGACGGCGGCAGAGATCGCGATGGACGATTGGGCGCTCGGCACGGTGGCCGACCAGGAGGAGCGCACCCGGCTGCGCCCGGTGAGCACGGGCTCCGCCCCGGCGACCCCCGGCAAGCGGCGTCGACGCCGGGTGGCGGCGGCCGCGGAGGCGTACGCGCCCGTCGGCACGGTGCGCGAGCGCAGCGGACCGGATTCGCCGTTCTCACGCAGTCGTTCCTCGGATGCGAGCCCCGGGGTGCGTCGCATCACCTGGTTGCTCGTCGCCGCCGCGCTGCTCGTGACGACACTGGGCGCCACGGCCATCATCGTGATCGTCCGGAGCCTCGGCGACGGGATCCCCGTGGTCTCCGACATCGCGGCCCAGGTGGGATCCGGCGGGCGCGTGGAGTTCAGCTGGTCGGATCCGGGGCTCGCCGACGGCGATCGGTACCAGATCACGGTGACCGACCAGGGCGTCGTCTCCACGCCGAGCCTGCAGGAGGCTCCCCGCTTCGTGGTGGACGCGGACCCCGGCGACTCGGTGTGCGTCACGGTCACGGTCAACCGCAACGGGAGCACGGGCGGCGCAAGCTCCGAGAAGTGCGTCGACGTCGCTGAGGAGTGA
- a CDS encoding gamma-aminobutyraldehyde dehydrogenase: MAERTLRNFINGEYVEARGDDSFSVIDPATERSYASSPVSGAADVDAAFAAAAAAFEGWGDATPAERQLALFRIADRMEERAEEFADLESQDTGKPRASLVTDEILLSVDQLRFFAGAARNLEGRASAEYMKDHTSSIRREPIGVIGQVTPWNYPLNMAVWKVAPAIAAGNTTVLKPSDTTPQSTLLLAEIAAEFLPPGVLNVITGDRTTGAAMIEHKTPQMVSITGSVRAGMEVARSAASDLKRVHLELGGKAPVIVFDDADIAKAVEGIAIAGYFNAGQDCTAATRILVHERVHDEFVAAITAYVRENVSTGDPHDADTFYGPVNNSNQLERVLGVLDALPSHAEVQTGGARVARAGYFIEPTVVSNLRQDDDAVQNEIFGPVVTVQRFGDEAQALEWANGVQYGLSSSVWTKDHGRALRFAKHLDFGCVWINTHIPLVAEMPHGGFKHSGYGKDLSMYGFEDYTRIKHVMSYIGE, translated from the coding sequence ATGGCGGAACGCACCCTGCGCAACTTCATCAACGGCGAGTACGTCGAAGCCCGCGGAGACGACAGCTTCTCGGTGATCGACCCCGCGACCGAGCGAAGCTATGCGAGCTCGCCGGTCTCGGGCGCGGCGGACGTGGATGCGGCGTTCGCCGCCGCGGCGGCCGCCTTCGAGGGGTGGGGGGACGCGACCCCCGCCGAACGACAGCTCGCGCTGTTCCGCATCGCGGACCGGATGGAGGAGCGCGCCGAGGAGTTCGCCGATCTCGAGTCCCAGGACACCGGCAAGCCGCGCGCGAGCCTCGTGACGGACGAGATCCTGCTCTCGGTCGACCAGCTGCGGTTCTTCGCGGGTGCCGCCCGCAATCTCGAGGGCCGCGCGAGCGCCGAGTACATGAAGGACCACACGAGCTCGATCCGCCGGGAGCCGATCGGCGTCATCGGCCAGGTGACGCCGTGGAACTACCCGCTCAACATGGCGGTGTGGAAGGTCGCCCCGGCGATCGCGGCCGGCAACACCACGGTGCTCAAGCCCTCCGACACGACCCCCCAGTCCACGCTGCTGCTCGCCGAGATCGCCGCCGAGTTCCTGCCCCCAGGCGTGCTCAACGTGATCACGGGCGATCGCACGACGGGCGCCGCGATGATCGAGCACAAGACCCCGCAGATGGTGTCGATCACCGGATCGGTGCGTGCCGGCATGGAGGTGGCCCGCTCGGCCGCATCCGACCTCAAGCGCGTGCACCTCGAGCTCGGCGGCAAGGCGCCCGTCATCGTGTTCGACGACGCCGACATCGCCAAGGCCGTCGAGGGGATCGCGATCGCCGGCTACTTCAACGCCGGCCAGGACTGCACGGCGGCCACCCGCATCCTCGTTCACGAGCGGGTGCACGACGAGTTCGTCGCCGCCATCACGGCCTACGTGAGGGAGAACGTGTCGACGGGCGACCCCCACGACGCGGACACCTTCTACGGCCCGGTCAACAACAGCAATCAGCTCGAGCGCGTGCTCGGCGTGCTCGACGCGCTCCCCTCGCACGCCGAGGTGCAGACCGGCGGCGCTCGCGTCGCGCGGGCCGGCTACTTCATCGAGCCGACCGTGGTGTCGAATCTGCGTCAGGACGACGACGCCGTGCAGAACGAGATCTTCGGGCCGGTCGTCACCGTTCAGCGTTTCGGCGACGAGGCGCAGGCCCTCGAGTGGGCCAACGGCGTGCAGTACGGGCTCTCGTCGAGCGTGTGGACGAAGGATCACGGTCGCGCGCTGCGCTTCGCGAAGCACCTCGACTTCGGCTGCGTGTGGATCAACACGCACATCCCGCTCGTGGCGGAGATGCCGCACGGCGGCTTCAAGCACTCCGGATACGGCAAGGATCTGTCGATGTACGGTTTCGAGGACTACACGCGCATCAAGCATGTGATGAGCTACATCGGCGAGTAG
- a CDS encoding PP2C family protein-serine/threonine phosphatase — MTRHGIDVVRESFPLPGRDDARVTLSWAAVTDVGHRRHANEDSVIVAPPVFAVADGMGGHAAGDRASAAAVDRLSALAGRGEVDVSDVGGALSLAAHDIDELAEGLPLGAGTTVTGAVLDLGGERPQFVVFNVGDSRVYRFADDELSQVTHDHSVVQELVDAGVLAPHEAESHPESNVVTRALGFHEEPRPDYWMLPIHSGMRLLLCSDGLTKELPVSRIRLHLAARLTAAETAGALVDAALAAGGRDNITVVVVDVLDAPGYTDTSVYNEGSTGARG; from the coding sequence ATGACCCGGCACGGGATCGACGTCGTCCGCGAGAGCTTCCCGCTCCCCGGCAGGGACGACGCGCGCGTGACGCTGTCGTGGGCGGCGGTCACGGATGTCGGCCATCGTCGGCACGCCAACGAGGACAGTGTCATCGTGGCGCCGCCCGTCTTCGCGGTCGCCGACGGCATGGGCGGGCACGCGGCCGGTGATCGCGCGAGCGCGGCCGCTGTGGACCGGCTGTCGGCGCTCGCCGGGCGCGGCGAGGTCGACGTCTCGGACGTCGGGGGCGCGCTCTCCCTGGCCGCCCACGACATCGACGAGCTCGCCGAGGGACTTCCGCTCGGCGCCGGCACGACCGTCACCGGTGCCGTGCTGGATCTCGGCGGCGAGCGCCCGCAGTTCGTCGTGTTCAACGTCGGCGACAGTCGCGTCTACCGCTTCGCCGACGACGAGCTCAGTCAGGTCACGCACGACCACTCGGTCGTTCAGGAGCTCGTCGACGCGGGGGTGCTCGCCCCGCACGAGGCCGAGAGCCACCCCGAGTCGAATGTCGTGACGCGGGCGCTCGGGTTCCACGAGGAGCCCCGCCCCGACTACTGGATGCTGCCGATCCATTCCGGCATGCGTCTGCTGCTGTGCTCGGACGGTCTCACCAAGGAGCTGCCGGTCTCCCGCATCCGCCTGCACCTGGCGGCGCGGCTGACCGCGGCCGAGACGGCGGGCGCGCTCGTCGACGCGGCGCTCGCGGCGGGCGGGCGCGACAACATCACCGTGGTCGTCGTGGATGTGCTGGATGCGCCCGGATACACCGACACGTCTGTCTACAATGAAGGCTCCACCGGGGCGAGGGGGTAG